GGAGCAACGTCAGGAGGTGTTGGGCACGCTCACCTTCTGGAAGAAAGGGAACAGCCCCTCCCAGTCCCACTTGTGGCTGGACTGTTCGAACCCGGACCCGCCGACCGCGGTCCACGCATCGTAGTCGTGGCGGGATGCGCGGTCAAAGAACATGCCGTTCACGGCACTGCTTCCACCCACCACTTGGCCGGCTAGCACAAACGCTGTTGTGTTTGCCATGTCTGGGTTGGGGAGGGAATTGAAAGACCAGGAAGGGGGGGCATCAGGCTGAGGTGTGATCCAGTCCGTCGGCGGATCGAAGGTTCCCGGGGCGTAGTGGACGTCTCCATACTCAATGACAAGGACGTTCTCTGCGTGGGTGAGCTCGAGCCCGAGCATAGAGGGAGGAGAAACATGCTGGACGACTTACTGGCTGGAAAGGCCTCTGTCAGCCGATCGGCTACAGTGAGGCCGCTAGTTCCACCGCCAACGATCACGAAGTCATAATCGTCGCGAAGCTGGGAGACCTGGCGCTTGGCATGGGGACGTGGGATGCTTGCTGCGCTCGCGAGAGCGGCACAGGACACAAGAGTGGCGGCGAGGAAGCCCATCTTGATGAATTCTTCAATCACCTCCGTCGCGTTCAGTCATCGCCGACTTTGTTTGGAAACTCTCTTCCTGACCAGAGTTCCCAAGTCGGTGCCCGCATCTTTAAGCTCCAGCCAAGGTGGACACTATCCAATGTTGAACATCACCAATAACCCCGGATTTTCCCCTCTCTTGGTCTTCTTTGTCAGCAGTGCCGGGAGTGCAGATGCAGTGGGGTAGTGTACAAGTAGCAGCAATGTTCACGGTTGAGCTCCTGCAGGTGAGGATATTCGGTTGCGGCGCTAACCCGGTCGGCACTCGGATGCCAAAGCCGAGGGGCTGGCCAGGGAGGGTGCCGGGCCCCCCTTGACCTCGCTATCGGTGATTCGTCAAGTCTGCTGTGACTCTGTGCCCTGTCAAAGTTGCAATGCGGATTTGCGTTCGCTGGCCCCCTCGGGGGGAATGTGAGAACAAAAACGACTAATCCAATGAGAAGGGATGGATGCTGTCATTGCATTGTAATAAATGCCCGACTCGCGGGTTAACTGCTTCCCCCCCTGGCATACACCTTGGGCGGCCGTCTTAATCCTTCGTTTATCGGGCCCACCGCGTGGTCGGTGCCGCTGATAGTTAGTTCAGCATCCGAGTCTGTGTTTGTGGTCTGGGGCTTGCTATTTTTATTGCTTTCCACCCTAGTCAAGACGAGGGTCGTCCCATCGGTCCAAGAAAGGTCAGGCTCCGCAGGAGGAGCGGCCCCGTTGGCGCTGGATCGCCTGCCAAACCGGAATGCGTTCCACGACAAGGATCCAATCGTTCTCGGCCGGGCAGACTCGGGATCCTCCAGCGACTGGTGTTGGTGTGGGAAGAGGCGATCCGCCAGTGGTCCGAAGACTTTGGCCAAAACCGGTCTTAGCGTTGGCATGCATCCGCACACAATGGCCGCGTTGGTTTCGACTGTCGACCAGTTCGCGATGGCAACCAAATCCCAGGTGTGGTCCGGTGACCAGAGTAGCTTGCTGAGCATGATGGTTCGGATGACGGAGATGAGACAGACGCTGCAAAACCGTACGTACATCAACAAAGAGGCCTCATTGCTGGCGGCATTGAGAcggaaaaggaaagaaaaaaaaaggaggaggcgggaaggaaagaaaaaaaaaaaacaaaagaaACTACTCACAACAAACCAAAGGTAAAGACGATCAAAAGACCAATCTTCCGGCGGAGAGGCACCGTCATTGTCACCACAACGGGGATCGGGATGATGAAGATGAGGAAATCCGTGATGATGTGCAGGTATGTCAGAGCCCACCACACCGAGGTGGGGTGGCAGTAGCCCTCAAGCTTGGCGTTCCATACCTTGGCGATTGGAACGCACATGGTCAGGTACATGCCGATGGCCCAGGCGTTGTAGATGGCCACGATGGCCATGGCCGCCCACGTCGTCTTGCGGATGTAGTCGTGCGTCAGAACACGCAGGTAGAGAAGGAGGATGGAGATCTTGGTGAAGCAGAGGCTGAGATTGTACCATAGCGTCGCGATCCAGGACCACTGCTCCCGGACAGTAATATGTCAGCGTTCGCaactcttctccttcttcttcttctcgttCTCCACACGGTCGCCTTGCTCCAAATATTCCAAGACCTGGCAGACGCGGGTTCATTCAAGACTGACCCTGAAGTACTCTGAAAACTCCTCTTCCGATACGTCGACCATatggcggccgaggccgctCTGGCTCTCTGGATTTCTCGAAACGTCAGCATCCTCAGACCGATGGAGACATGCTGCCATACTCGGGTTTGAGCTCACCCATAATCATAAAAATGCCAAAGGCCACGCAGAAAAGCTAGACGTTTGAGCGAAAGTCACTCAGCTCCACACGCCTACATCGGACAGCGTCTTATCTTAGCGGTTTGGGAAGCGTACCATGGACACCAACATGCACCAATCCTCGCTCTTGACGGACCGGAGCAGTTTAGCCCGGACGTAGAAGCGCAGGCTAACGACGACTGCCGACAGGCAATTCATCACGACGACGCAGGCAACGATGGTGCCGGTCCTGTCCCCGCTCATTGTGACTGGAGCCCATCATCTGCGTCTCGGGAGGGATTCTGGAGGTGAAGAAAGAAAAATAAAAACCTGCCGGAGATGCGCAACGGAATCTGCTAGTCGTTCACGTCGACATTTTCACCCGGGCAGCAAGGGGGGTTGGTTCGGATGGGGTTCAGTAGTAGTTAAATGGGATACGGAAGAGACCTGTCGTTGCTAGACAGATACTTATCATCTTTGGGAGCTCGAAACCGTTGAGAACCATAGAAAAGACGAAAGGAATTACGTGGTGATGGCAAACACAATCCGGCACGAAGCCATGGATGGTATCAAAGTCCGAGAAAAGTTCCAGCCACCATGATCCGGGGGAGCAAGCCGAACGAGCGCCATCGTGGTGCGCGCAAGAATTGGGCGGATGCAGCTCCGGGGCCCTGCATTGGCCAATCGCCGCCCCCTAACAGCCGAGATCAGCACGCCGGTGAGGGTTCTGTGGCGGTCTAAAGGCTGGCTGGTGCAGGGGCCCTGCCTCCGCGGAGAGTCACGGGGTAAGCGatctaaaaaaaaaaaaaaaaaaaaaaaaaaaaaaaaaaagagtaCCCTCAGAACTTTGTGCTTTGAACAGTTGGGTGAAGTTAATATGAGTCTCTCCTGCATACGGATTCGCAGGTCGCTTGATTATGCACGCCCTCTGTAATGCACTACCTCACCGAGGATTTAGTTTAATGCGCTCGCTAACCGAGCGCCAAAGCGGGGATGGCCGTTGGAATCCGTAGATTCACCGAGTTTGTTACCTGAGTTTTGTATATACATGGTAAGCACCTGCCTTGAAGGGTTGAGATTGTGGAGCTTGGACGTGTCAAATTCCGAAGTCATGTCAATTCCAGTGATTTGTTTCGTAGAGCCATCAAAACAAGACTTGCATGGCTGCGGCGATGCATCGGGAGTGGCTTGCGGAGGGGAATGCTCATCCACTGTCTCATACTAATCACTCTTGGAGAGCAGGGGTTTTTGTTACGGGCCATCAAAGGGCTGGGGTCTGCGGACGAATCAACAGAGATCAACTCGTTCACGCCAGTGCCACGTCCACTACTAACAATAAATAAAAGTTACCATTTTAGGAGTGCCAACCGGTGCCTCTGTGGTGAGTTGTGGACTAGCGCTCTATTCTCTTTTCTTTCAAAGGCCTGGAATTGCGACTATAAAGGTACATACCTTAGTGTCGTGGGAATACGAAACTACACAAGGGAACGAGGCAGGGCTGCTATATGGTAATAGTAGTCTTACCAACAGATGAgtaatatagtataaaagCATTGCCATGACGAGTTTATGGCCGACTGGAAAATAAAGTCAGGCCAATTCTggtactataactaccttaCTTTACTTACCAGGTTTAGTATTTGGCACCTTTGTCAGTGGTAACTACAGGTAGAAGTCAGTCCTAACAGCTTCATCACCTCACGCACTATGTGTATGTGTTGCACATTGTAATCTGTACTCCTCCGTAGTCTCGCCACAAAGGCACTTCTGTGCTGTTGTCGTATTAGTTTGCGGGGCTCAGTTGCGGCATTATTACTGATTGGAGCACATCCCCCCGAGAGTGGCGCCGCATGGTGCGGCCGCGTCGCTGACGCTGGATGAGGAACAGCTCAACTACGGGAACCCTCAGTTTATGTTAGCGAGAATGCCACAGAAAGTGTTTTCCTATTTTCCTGTACGTACCGCGCACGTAGTCCTCTGCTCCGGATGAAGCGCTAGCCCGTGATGAGATGTTTGAGGTTGTAGGTACCCATCTCCAGAAGAAATCTTCAGCTTCCCTATGAGAGGTGATGTAAGGCTGCATTCTGATTTGGTTCTGAATAACAACCCCCTAGATTGTATATAAGTTACGCCACTCGCGCAAGCTAGAGGTAAAGGGGGAGATGGGACAGGGATGTGGCAAGTTGGAAAAGGTTCGTTGCGCGCGCGAGCTCGCCTCATTCTGAAGGCAATGGTCCTAAGATATACTGATGATTGGGCTAATTAGGAACCTGAAGTCACCAATCAACCTGCAAGGAAAGAAGCGCTACGCGGCTAATGAAGTTGAAAGGGCACCTGTGCAATTTACCGGCGTCGTCGGGGCTGTTTGCATGGATGAATTCCAAGGGGGAGCAGCAATGCGCACAACCAACGGCGAGGACCAAAACTCTCCACCCTGATTGTGCTGGAGCTGCATTAAGATGAGCCATGCTTCCTAACCGATCGAGGTTTCTACATGGAGGCTGCACTTCAAATGGTGGAATACACGTAAGCGAGAGACGTCAGGGCAAGTCGAGTTTGCAATGCTTTGTACAGCAGAGCGTTTCGCCTTGGTCGATTCAGACAGTTTTCTTGTGTGCGATATTCCATACCTGTGCGTGATCGTCTGATGAGGGCCAAGGTCGCAACCTGCCCGGGCCGAGGCCAGCTGCCCCCTATCTTGGCAGCTGATGGGCGGGTCGTTTCGAAGATGTGATGTTGCAACCCGCTTGATTGGCTCTCGTTCATCCAGCCCTGGTTCTGGCCTCCGCTTCATCCGAGGGCCCGGACCTGGGATGATCAGGCACCTCGACTTTGCACCCCACAAAACTTAAATTACAAGTTCTCGACCGTCTTCTCAAAACCAGCATGCGGAGACCCTGTTGCTAAGGCTCATTGGACCTTTCCCTTGGCAAGTGACTCATGCATGAAACTTTAGATTTTTTAGGTTAAACAGAAATTCCAATCCAGCGCTTTCATCAACACCCCTGATCATCTGTCGAGGCGGACAAAGAGAGGTGATTGGTTCGTTGTCAAGGTCCTTGAGTGATTTTGCGTGGTCCTGAATGGCCGTTGATGAACAACGGAGCCCGTTTCATCGCAATGGCCTTCTTCACCACTCACCGCGATTGACTGTTCATCAGTCGACAGCAAAGGCCTAGGAGTCCCTCCACCTCGTTGTTACCTTGTTCGGAGAACAAGATGGATCCCCGTCATTTCTGGGTCTTTGATCCCATATAAGAGCAGGCGACCTTTGCATCGAACCAACCATGCCATGCATACCAACACGCACACTCCAATACAGACAGACGCATAGGTcgtcatcttcttcttcttcctctccttcttctgcCTCTCTTCTTCCTGCATCGTCCCGGTGACGACTGATTAGTATTTGCTTACCCATCGAGACAACATGACGACTCTGTACACAACGACGGCCGCAGCCCTGGCCTTGCTGCTGGGCAGCGCCCAGGGCCACATGATCATGAACACGCCGACCCCGTACAACTATCACGGCGACAATGCTGTCCAGGTCAACCCGCTAGGACCGGGATTCCCGTTCCCCTGCCAGGGCCGCACCGACCACATAATCGAGACGACCACGATCCAGGCCGGCGGCAGCCAGGTGGTCAAGTTCACCGGCTCGGCCGTgcacggcggcggctcgTGCCAGTTCAGCGTCACCTATGAGAACCCCCCGCCGGCGGACAAGTCCAAGTGGAAGACCATCTACACCATCATCGGCGGGTGCCCCGCCTCGGCCCAGGGCAACCTGCAGAGCACCGGcaaggacgaggacgggCGCGAGGACGGCAACGACTGCGGTAACGACACTGGCACCGAGTGCGTCCGCCAGTTCAACGTGCCCATCCCCAAGGAGCTGCCCAGCGGCAACGCGACCTTCGCCTGGACCTGGTTCAACAAGATCGGCAACCGCGAGATCTACATGAACTGCGCCCCCGTCCAGATCACCGGtggcgccgacgacgacaagtTCCTCCAGGAGCTGCCCGACCTCTTCGTCGCCAACGTCGACGGCGAGTGCACTACCGGCAACGGCGTCTTCAACATCCCCAACCCGGGCAAGTACGGCAAGGTGCTCGAGGACCCCACCCAGGGCAGTGAGGGCAGCTGCACCAAGGCCGACGGTATCCCCAAGTTTGACGACAGCGGCAGTGGCTCCGGCAGCGGGAGCGGTAGCGGTAGCGGTAGCGGCAGCGACGGCGGCTCGTCGAGCGCTTCGCCTACCGAGACTCCAGCCGCCTCCAACACCGGCCTGCCGGGCGGCATTTTTATGACTACCGCTCCGAGCCCCTCTCCCAGTTCCGGTTCCGCCTCCGGCTCTGGCTCTGGCTCTGGTTctggctccggctccggctccggctccggttCGGGTTCGGACTCCGGTTCGGGCTCCGGTTCTGGTTCGGGTTCTGGTtcgggctccggctccggctctgGTGCGTCCGGTGGCCAAGCCTGCTCGGAGAATGGGGCGATCATTTGCTTCAGCCCAACTTCTTTTGGCCTCTGTGCCAATGGCATTGCCATTCCCCAGCCAGTGGCAGCTGGCACGACCTGCAACAACGGCGTCATCGCCCGCCGGAGCGCCAAGTTCATCTACTGGTAACCGAGCTGCTAGCCAGCGTTCGGTCTTTTTGGGCTTAGAAACGGATGGGCGCGGATGGGATTGGATGGGATAGACTGGCAACGGCTTGTCTCATTATGTACACGTGTGTCTCTTTTAGATCGTTATTAGACCGATACCCTAAAATTTATATTCATAACATCAtcttttttctttatagCATACTCATCACATTCCTCGTATCGTGTGTGTTGGTGCTGACCTACTTTGCGTGAGATGTGAACAGAACGAGCATGACAACGGAACTACAGAGCGCGGAAAGTTCCGCATAACACTTGCTGCGAACTTCATGCACAGGATGTCAAAGGACATCATCTGAACTCGCCGCATGCATACATTGTCTCAGTAGTTATTTTTTTATAACCAAAAGGCGTGTTGCACCCCACGCTGCTTGTAACCAGTCCATCTCGCCTTCTCATCGTCGACACTTCAACATGAATGACGCTCAGATGGCCCGCTCCAGCAAGCCCCTGACTATTCAATCTATTTCCATGGTAATTAGTCCTCCGTATCACTCTTTCTGTTCCAGTAGATTTAGTTTTGGATTGTGCGCCTGATAGTACGACCAAGTAATTCCTTTGTAAGAACTTGAACGGtgattattatattaatagagGCGATGATTGAATAATTAATAGTTATGTATGCTAGTAAAGGCCATAGAAGCAAGGTCCTGCATACACGAGGAGCGTTAATATGCACTAGCACTCCCTTACAGTAAGAAATGCACTCTCGGGgcctaattattaattatCGTGAATTCAAGGGGAGGGCCATGCTCGGATTCAGTCATCGGCAGGGGCAATGACATATACTGCACCGATCAGGAGCTTCAAGGGCGGAAACAAGAATCATGGACCGCGAAACCGCTACTACATTATGATTAACCAGGGGCTAGAATCGTTGAAACAGAAACTTTACTGAACCAACCCGGTCGTTCACAGGGAAATGTCCTTGACTATGGCACCTCCGTCACCGGACTCGAGCAGGGCTTGTAGGATCTCGAGGTCTTTGAGCGCCTCCCTGGGGCTCTGGAAAGCATCGAGCTTGCCGGCGGCTAGGCCATCCGCAAAGGCGGCGACTTCTTTGGTGACACCGGAGCTGTAGGGAAACTCCTTTCTCTCCTCCACCTTGTCGCCGCTGCCGTCTCCTTTGCCGGCTACCGTCCTGACCTCGGTCGGGCTCCACGAGACGACCCCCTTGGTCGTGACGATCTCGACCTCGGTGCCTGACTTGAACTGCATGCCGAACGAGATGACGATGGTGCCGCTCTGGCCGCCTCCCGTCACGGCGGCCGCGTGGACCGTGTCGACGGGAATCAGGGCCTTGTTGAGGAGCGCGCTGAAGCCGGCCAGCTTCTTGACCTCCTGGCCCGCCGCGGCGAGGAGGAACCGCAGGCCGGCAACAAAGTGGACGCCGCCGTCCAGGAGGAAGCCTCCCTGGTGCTGTGGCACCTTACGCCCTGTAGCGACAAGTCAGTCCTTCCTGTCAGATCATTCCGCATGCTTTCAAGCCCTAGAGGGCGGCGAGAATGGGGAGGGAAAGGGCACGCACACTCGGTGTTAAAGTACTTGTTATCCGGCTTGATGCTGCCGTACATTTGCAGCCGGAAGGCCACCAACTCGCCGCCAATCTCCCTGACCCTCTGAGCCGCGTACCGCAGCGACTCGAGGTAGCGCCAGTTCTCGGCCACGCCCCAGAGCGGCGGCCTGTCCGCGAGACTCTCGTACCAGCCGATCAGGCGGACGGCGTCGGCGACGGTGCTGGCCACGGGCTTCTCCGACAGCACGTGCTTGCCGGCGCGGATGGCCTTCTCGACCACGGCCGGCTGCTGCAGGATGGGCAGGACGACGCTGACGGCGGCCACGTCAtcgcggcggaggaggtcgTCCAGCGACCGGCCCTCGACGGCGGGGCTGTCAAAGTAGACGGCCACCGACGACGGGTCCCgggacgccgccgccagcgccTCGGCCGACTTTTGCGACCGTGAGTAGACCGCCTTGAGCGTCAAGGAGGGCGCCGCTTCGATGGCGGGGAGGTGCTCTGCAACCCAAGAAACGAAAGTTAATAGAGTCTCAAAAGGTAAGGAGGTGAGGGGGAAAGGCTTTAAAAGCGAGACTTGCCCTCCCGCGCGAAGATGCCTGCACCAAGCAGCGCGATCCCGGTCGTCATGTCTAATTACTATCGGGCTAATTAGATGGTGGTTTCAGTTGCTGGTTGCGCTCGCTTCCTTGTCACTTATGGTTTCGGCTGATGATGCGGGACAGCGGCTGCCCTTCGACTTAAGTACTGCGTGCAGGTAACGAAGAGGGTCGGCGGCATGCTAGGGAACGTCATGAACTAGCGCGATGAGTTGCTTGATTATAAAGCAAGCACCAGTCCGACTCGAGTGGAGATCTCTTTTCTccgggaggaggggggatTCGGCCCGTCGTGGGCGGATTAATCCGTACAGGATACCGGGAATACAGCAGCCAGGATGGACCCCGAAGGACAGGAGATGCGAACCGTAAACATGCCCCAGTGGAAAGCGGGGTTGCTTGTCGCTACAACTTGGAAAGCGGGCGACGTGCGAGTTTGTGACATCATTTACGATCATATACCTAAAGTAATTACACATATCAAAGCAAGGTAGTGAGTGAGTTGAAAGTCCCTAGTTTAGTTGTCCAGCATCATAGTGCCAAAGCCTTGCTTCATTTCTGTGGTGTTCAACTCTGAATTGGAAAGTTCCAGAATTCTATTTTCTAAATGAAACATGAGCTCGAACAACCTAAATACCTGACCTAACGTCCTTTGTTTCCTTATTAATTAAATTACTCCGTAGGCGCGGGGGTTAGGCTGAGTTTCTAAATGGACCACAAAGCCCAGTTCCTAAACTAGGTAGAGACACTGAACTAACTAAGGTCTTCGTATTTTGCCTAAAACAACCTGACCTGGACAGCTTCACCCAGGGCAGCATCGCAGCTCCACCCCTGACTCGGGGCCATGTCAAGGCCGTTAGAGCTGTGCATGGTTAATTACATATGTAATAAGCATGTGGAGCGCTCATATCACAAACACATACTACTGTGTACGAAGTATAATTAATAAATCGACTTGCCTGTTGCTTATTATTAGCTAATTACGAACttgagtacggagtacctacctaccttaggTACGAAGTAATTAATCTACCCTCATTCTTTCACGGACCATCATTCAGGGGGACAACACAGAACCTAGCCAATTTCCTTCTCAAGACATACTTAGTAAAGAAAATATAATTTACCTTGTGTAATAGTTAGAACTGCAGCAGTCTTCAAGTCAGTGATGGATTTTGGAATTAGTGGACATCCGTTATTAGGTGTTTCAGAGCTCAAGAGGTGATTAACGTAGCTCGGCCACGACGGAGAAGAAAAGGGACCTCGACATTGCTGTAGGTGTCTGCTTTGCTGACCTTCCCAAGGTCAAGAACAACCCCCCGCGACAGCAAATAAATAGGAGAAGGGGCTAGCATGGAAAACGGAAAAGCGAGATGAGTTCAATCTTTTGCGTCGACAACCTCGCCCAACTGGAGTAATAATTAGACCTAGTTAATCAAAGGCCGAGGCACATAAttcatctatagctattccAATCATCAGAGAGCTTCTTCCACCAGTCTGGCGACCTCCTTTGCAAGGCCAAAGCTGTGTATATACCCGCCAATGGTAGTGCCGTATGCATGCACCACTTTCTGGCCCCCGACTTCCACCTTCTCTACCCTGACACCAGCCGGTCTCAGTGGGCGTATCCCCACCAGGTCCTGGACAATGTCATAGTCGGCGGGCGAAGCAGAGGGGAAGTGCTCCGGCAGGTTCTCGTGA
This genomic window from Thermothelomyces thermophilus ATCC 42464 chromosome 1, complete sequence contains:
- a CDS encoding oxidoreductase-like protein, yielding MTTGIALLGAGIFAREEHLPAIEAAPSLTLKAVYSRSQKSAEALAAASRDPSSVAVYFDSPAVEGRSLDDLLRRDDVAAVSVVLPILQQPAVVEKAIRAGKHVLSEKPVASTVADAVRLIGWYESLADRPPLWGVAENWRYLESLRYAAQRVREIGGELVAFRLQMYGSIKPDNKYFNTEWRKVPQHQGGFLLDGGVHFVAGLRFLLAAAGQEVKKLAGFSALLNKALIPVDTVHAAAVTGGGQSGTIVISFGMQFKSGTEVEIVTTKGVVSWSPTEVRTVAGKGDGSGDKVEERKEFPYSSGVTKEVAAFADGLAAGKLDAFQSPREALKDLEILQALLESGDGGAIVKDISL